A window of Salvelinus alpinus chromosome 31, SLU_Salpinus.1, whole genome shotgun sequence contains these coding sequences:
- the LOC139561090 gene encoding uncharacterized protein isoform X2, which yields MEKQFLNIAPFRIKQTGTVTIVFNALPTASVKIVTPQGLLYPGETVTLQRDISDYTDWTYRWFRYNKEPPIQTRKTITISLPDQAGQYQCVGMRRGRPQKSYHSSALPIIITGEDRLPWRRVETMQEERRSKRGQQRRREVGHRSGRRRAVGEVEGPVPPVPAPRTRPPVRLQGPVRPVPAPRTRPEVRVPSPVPPVPAPRTRPIVRLGSPVRPVPPPALAQRYVSPARYHQCRHHAPGLQCASAVQYALFLLLALALRSLREMEGHTIRGGAGETCERGLYTHMRTHIHTYKQNHTRAHTHTIIHCKKFFFC from the exons CTCTGCCCACGGCCTCAGTGAAGATAGTCACTCCACAGGGTCTCCTCTACCCTGGAGAGACAGTCACTCTGCAGCGTGACATATCAGACTACACAGACTGGACGTACCGCTGGTTCAGATACAATAAAGAGCCTCCCATTCAGACCAGAAAAAccatcaccatctctctccctgacCAGGCTGGTCAGTACCAGTGTGTTGGGATGAGGAGAGGTCGGCCCCAGAAGTCATATCACAGCTCAGCTCTCCCCATCATCATCACTG GAGAGGATCGTCTACCATGGAGGCGGGTGGAAACAATGCAGGAGGAACGGCGAAGTAAGAGAGGACAGCAACGACGTCGGGAGGTAGGCCACAGGAGCGGTCGGCGAAGAGCAGTCGGCGAAGTTGAGGG cccggtaccaccagtgccggcaccacgcaccaggcctccagtgcgcctccagggtccagtacgccctgttcctgctcctcgcactcgccctgaggtgcgtgtccccagcccggtaccaccagtgccggcaccacgcaccaggcctatagtgcgcctcggcagtccagtacgccctgttcctcctcccgcACTCGCTCAGAGgtacgtgtccccagcccggtaccaccagtgcaggcaccacgcaccaggcctccagtgcgcctcggcagtccagtacgccctgttcctgctcctcgcactcgccctgag gtccttgagggagatggaAGGACACACCAttagaggaggagcaggagaaacCTGTGAACGTGgattatacacacacatgcgcacacacatacacacatacaaacaaaatcacacgcgcgcacacacacacacaataatacattgtaaaaaattttttttttgttaa
- the LOC139561090 gene encoding uncharacterized protein isoform X3, which yields MEKQFLNIAPFRIKQTGTVTIVFNALPTASVKIVTPQGLLYPGETVTLQRDISDYTDWTYRWFRYNKEPPIQTRKTITISLPDQAGQYQCVGMRRGRPQKSYHSSALPIIITGEDRLPWRRVETMQEERRSKRGQQRRREVGHRSGRRRAVGEVEGSPVYLHNPVCPVPVPAPRTRPEVRVPSPVPPVPAPRTRPPVRLQGPVRPVPAPRTRPEVRVPSPVPPVPAPRTRPIVRLGSPVRPVPPPALAQRYVSPARYHQCRHHAPGLQCASAVQYALFLLLALALRCVSPARDHHCASAVQYNPL from the exons CTCTGCCCACGGCCTCAGTGAAGATAGTCACTCCACAGGGTCTCCTCTACCCTGGAGAGACAGTCACTCTGCAGCGTGACATATCAGACTACACAGACTGGACGTACCGCTGGTTCAGATACAATAAAGAGCCTCCCATTCAGACCAGAAAAAccatcaccatctctctccctgacCAGGCTGGTCAGTACCAGTGTGTTGGGATGAGGAGAGGTCGGCCCCAGAAGTCATATCACAGCTCAGCTCTCCCCATCATCATCACTG GAGAGGATCGTCTACCATGGAGGCGGGTGGAAACAATGCAGGAGGAACGGCGAAGTAAGAGAGGACAGCAACGACGTCGGGAGGTAGGCCACAGGAGCGGTCGGCGAAGAGCAGTCGGCGAAGTTGAGGG gtctccagtgtacCTTCACAACCCGGTgtgtcctgttcctgttcctgctcctcgcactcgccctgaggtacgtgtccccagcccggtaccaccagtgccggcaccacgcaccaggcctccagtgcgcctccagggtccagtacgccctgttcctgctcctcgcactcgccctgaggtgcgtgtccccagcccggtaccaccagtgccggcaccacgcaccaggcctatagtgcgcctcggcagtccagtacgccctgttcctcctcccgcACTCGCTCAGAGgtacgtgtccccagcccggtaccaccagtgcaggcaccacgcaccaggcctccagtgcgcctcggcagtccagtacgccctgttcctgctcctcgcactcgccctgaggtgcgtgtccccagcccgggaCCACCACTGCGCCTCGGCAGTCCAGTACAACCCCCTGTAA
- the LOC139561090 gene encoding uncharacterized protein isoform X1, with protein sequence MEKQFLNIAPFRIKQTGTVTIVFNALPTASVKIVTPQGLLYPGETVTLQRDISDYTDWTYRWFRYNKEPPIQTRKTITISLPDQAGQYQCVGMRRGRPQKSYHSSALPIIITGEDRLPWRRVETMQEERRSKRGQQRRREVGHRSGRRRAVGEVEGSPVYLHNPVCPVPVPAPRTRPEVRVPSPVPPVPAPRTRPPVRLQGPVRPVPAPRTRPEVRVPSPVPPVPAPRTRPIVRLGSPVRPVPPPALAQRYVSPARYHQCRHHAPGLQCASAVQYALFLLLALALRSLREMEGHTIRGGAGETCERGLYTHMRTHIHTYKQNHTRAHTHTIIHCKKFFFC encoded by the exons CTCTGCCCACGGCCTCAGTGAAGATAGTCACTCCACAGGGTCTCCTCTACCCTGGAGAGACAGTCACTCTGCAGCGTGACATATCAGACTACACAGACTGGACGTACCGCTGGTTCAGATACAATAAAGAGCCTCCCATTCAGACCAGAAAAAccatcaccatctctctccctgacCAGGCTGGTCAGTACCAGTGTGTTGGGATGAGGAGAGGTCGGCCCCAGAAGTCATATCACAGCTCAGCTCTCCCCATCATCATCACTG GAGAGGATCGTCTACCATGGAGGCGGGTGGAAACAATGCAGGAGGAACGGCGAAGTAAGAGAGGACAGCAACGACGTCGGGAGGTAGGCCACAGGAGCGGTCGGCGAAGAGCAGTCGGCGAAGTTGAGGG gtctccagtgtacCTTCACAACCCGGTgtgtcctgttcctgttcctgctcctcgcactcgccctgaggtacgtgtccccagcccggtaccaccagtgccggcaccacgcaccaggcctccagtgcgcctccagggtccagtacgccctgttcctgctcctcgcactcgccctgaggtgcgtgtccccagcccggtaccaccagtgccggcaccacgcaccaggcctatagtgcgcctcggcagtccagtacgccctgttcctcctcccgcACTCGCTCAGAGgtacgtgtccccagcccggtaccaccagtgcaggcaccacgcaccaggcctccagtgcgcctcggcagtccagtacgccctgttcctgctcctcgcactcgccctgag gtccttgagggagatggaAGGACACACCAttagaggaggagcaggagaaacCTGTGAACGTGgattatacacacacatgcgcacacacatacacacatacaaacaaaatcacacgcgcgcacacacacacacaataatacattgtaaaaaattttttttttgttaa
- the LOC139561093 gene encoding uncharacterized protein produces MQVTYYNSSTGLCTITVNCSGWKFSVCDGGQCPLYQDSLSVSEVNITVSSGNGFIQCIVNNHVSAETKSQRMKNICIGEKKGIAAASLVGIIVGIVTGGLFLVGVGCIISTRRWRSPKEKLLLKAVVPEVDNPVSTIPGRPEPQNTPGSEVTSIYVTAGRPELQNTPGSEVTSIYVTAGRPGAVPAAAEGEEGHPVDKEYTSPEERKEPQSPPQADTFYSTLQIPAATQRHPVGKGNNLKKPDTVYCTIGDYPSILLRDPLMLH; encoded by the exons ATGCAGGTGACCTACTACAACTCAAGTACAGGACTTTGTACCATCACAGTGAATTGTTCAGGCTGGAAGTTTTCTGTCTGTGATGGAGGTCAGTGCCCACTGTACCAGGATTCTCTGTCAGTCTCTGAGGTCAACATCACCGTCTCCAGTGGTAATGGATTCATCCAGTGTATCGTCAACAATCACGTCAGTGCAGAGACCAAATCACAACGAATGAAGAACATAT GTATTGGTGAGAAGAAGGGGATCGCTGCAGCATCACTAGTTGGCATCATTGTGGGCATTGTTACTGGTGGATTATTCTTAGTTGGTGTAGGATGCATCATATCAACCAGAAGGTGGCGATCCCCTAAAGAAAAACTGCTACTGAAG GCCGTTGTTCCAGAAGTTGACAACCCAGTGAGCACTATACCAGGAAGACCAGAACCACAGAACACCCCTGGATCTGAGGTGACATCTATCTACGTTACTGCAGGGAGACCAGAACTACAGAACACCCCTGGATCTGAGGTGACATCTATCTACGTTACTGCAGGGAGACCAGGAGCAGTACCAGCAGCAGCAGAAGGAGAAGAGGGGCATCCAGTGGACAAGGAGTACACTTCACCAGAAGAGAGGAAAGAACCACAGTCCCCCCCACAGGCAGACACATTCTACAGCACCCTACAGATACCAGCTGCAACACAGCGCCACCCAGTGGGCAAAGGAAATAATCTAAAGAAACCAGACACGGTGTACTGCACAATAGGAGATTACCCCTCCATCCTTCTCAGAGACCCACTGATGTTACATTGA